CGCCCAAATCCGCGGTCGTGGCGACATCGACTTCTTCGACGCCAGTCGAAGCAGAGTCGCGCTCTCTCGAGCTTGCGATGTTCGTCGAGGGCGCGACTGCGATCCGAGCGAATGCCGAATCGTTCTCACGTCTCGAAAGCGTCGTCGCGGAAAACGTCGAAGTCGCAGACTCGGGCGAAGGCCTATTCGACCTCGGCGGCTCGGTCGAGGGTTGCGCCGATGCGACAGGTGATCGTCTCGAGGCGACGTAGGAAATCACACCCGGCGCCTGCGCCGAGCGTGTCGTTGCATTCGACGTCGAAGCCACGGATAGGCCGACGCTCGAAGGGAGAGTCTGTCCGCTGACGTCGTGAGTGGATTGCCGCGACGAAGCTAGATCTGGCGTCGTCGCCTGCGGAGCGTCGAGCGACGATCGTGACGTAGCCGCCGTCGTCCCAGTCGAGCCACGGCGATCATCGTCGACGGCGCCCATATTGCTCGCAAATGTGGACGGCGAAGGCGAGATCGCGGCGGCCGACGGAGCGTATCCATCGGCGACCTGCGCGCCGCCTTCGATTTGCATCGCGCTCCCCTGGCCGCCATTCGGCGCAGGATCGCCCGTCGAGGCAACGGATTCGATTCGGGATGGGGCCGGGCGCGGATTCGTGGATGGCGGCCAATTCAAGTCGAAGACCGGGACAGCGACGAAAGCTTGCATCGTGGACGGCGGATTGCTCGTCGCGTCGGCGACGGCCGCATCATCGGCGGCCGGCCGCTGGTGGGGATGTTCGTCGGAGGCGGCGATCGTCGCGGCCGAGGAAGCGGCGGACGCGGCGCGAGCGGTGGGAGCGCTCCGATCGTCGAGATCGGAGAGAAGCGAAGCGAATTGGCGTCCATCCGCGCCGTCCGAGTCGCGTTGGCCCTGCGAAGCCGCGTCGGTCTGATGGCCGAGCAGACGCCCAGTCGCCAGATTGGAGAAAAGTGCGTCGAGTGTCATCGGCGCGTCGCCCGCTGAAGCAGCGCGTCGGCGTCGCCCAACGCCTGACGTGCGGAACGCTCGACCGTCGAATCGGATCGCGCCTCCTCGGACTCTGGCGTCGCTGGCGCGGCGGAAGACACTCCGTCCGAGGCGCCCTGAAGACGGCCGATCGCGGCGATCACGATATTGCGCACCTCGATGTCGGCCGAAGGCAAAATCCGCGAGTCGATTTTTTGAAACTCCGCCTCGGCCGTCTCGAAGTCGCCGGAAAGACCGGCGAGCGCGGCGCGATAGAGCTCGACGCGCGCGCGCCCGGCAGGGGAATCGACGAGCGGTCCGGCATATTGCGTTTCAGTCGTCGCCAAAGCGACACGGCCATTGAGAATGGCGTTACGGGCGACGCTCATATGTGTCTCGAAGCGCAGGCCTGGCGACGCGCCCTTCAGCATCGCTCGAAATTCTCCGAGGCGAGGATTGTCGCCGATAGCGGCGGCGCGCAAAGTCGCGGCGCGCATTTCATCCCAATAATTTCGAGAGAAAGGCGACTTTGCGTATTGCGCCCCATAGCGGCGACCGAGCACCAGAAATTTATTCGGATCCTGGCCCACGTCGACGATCGACATCTCGCGACGCAAGGCCGCCTCCTCGACGAGCGAACTCGGCATCAGCAGACGCGCGAGATCGAACAAATCGCGCGCCTTCGCCTTATCGGAGGCAATCAGCAATCCGCCCTGTATCAGCGCCAGATGCGCAGCGAGCGTGTCGGTGAGGGCTCGCGCGTCGATCGGCGCCAGCAGCTTGGCGGCGTCTTCGCTACGTCCTTCGGCATAGGCGACAGCGCCCGCGACGAGCCGCGTGTCGGTTTCTGGAATGAGATGCGCATCGAGGACTTTGCGGATGGAGCGGGACGGGCCGCCGCAGAACAAAAAGATCGCCGCAGCCGCGGAGTTGCTCTTTTCTTTCCACGCCTCGCCGTCGAGGGACGCCACGATCTGCTCGATGCGCTCGATCTGCGCGGGGATCGCGCCGCGCGCGCCCGCAGCGCCTTGCACCATCGACCCTTGCAGCGTGTTGAGCGCCCTCACCTGCTCGGTGAGCTCTCCCGCTTCGGCGCCGGACGCGAGACGAATAATCAGGCCGATCGCCAAAATGACGACTTGCGCGGAATTCCTCAACGTTCGCTCCTGCGCAGCAAGATTTCGATGCGGCGATTGACCGCTCCGAGCGGCTCCTTTGGCGTCTTCAAGCGCCGGTCGGCGTAGCCCGCGATCTTCACCACGCGCTTTTCCGGAAAGCCGCCGCGCACGAGCATGTAATAAGCCATGTTGGCGCGATCCGAGGAGAGGCGCCAATTGTCGTAGGTCGCCGATTTATAGGAGCGTCCGTCCGTATGTCCCCGCAGTTCGATCTCGCCGCTCTGCTTGGCCAAGAGCTGGCCGATCTGACCGATGATGCGCACCGCCTGCGGCCGCGGTTCGACGGAGCCGACCGCGAACATGGAGAAATTGGCGTCGTCGGTGAGGCTGATCAGCAACCCCTCCGAGGTCTCCGCGACTTCGACATGGGGCGCGGCGCGCAATGCGCCGCTCTCGGCCTTGACGAGCTTCTCCACCGCAGTCTTCATGCTCGCGGACGAAATGTCGCCCTTCTTGTCCTCGACGGACGGCGGAGCCGCGAGCGCCGAACGCGGGGGTTGCGCCGAAGCTTTGCCGTTGCTCTGCGGGGTCGACGGCGCCGGCTTGGCGCGCGGGCCCTCCACCTGCTCCACCGACGTCGCTTTGTCGGGCGAGCCATTGTCCTCGATGCGCTCGTCCACATAGCCGACGCCATGAGCGCTGCGATCGAAAGGATCGCCGAAAGACGAAGGTTGCGCAGATTTTCTGTCGATCTCGTCGAGCGTCGTCATCGGATCATAGAGAAGCGCGGCCTCGCGCTGCGGACTGTCCTTCTCCGAAGGGGTGGGCGGCGCAACGGCCGTCGCGCCCTTGTCCGGAGCCGTGCTGGGTTGTTGGCTCTTGCCCTGGCCGGCCTCCGCCGGATCACGCAGCCCCTTATGCGCGGGATTGGAGTCGATGAGCTGAACCGGGTTGAAATATTGGACGATCGCCGCCTTGGTTTCTTTCGACGTCGAATTGATGAGCCACATCACCAGAAAAAAGGCCATCATAGCCGTCATGAAGTCCGCGAATGCGAGCTTCCAGACGCCGCCGTGATGACCCTCCTCCTCCTCGCCGTGCTTCTTGCG
This genomic window from Methylosinus sp. H3A contains:
- a CDS encoding flagellar motor protein MotB, with the protein product MSDHEESEIIFIRKKHGEEEEGHHGGVWKLAFADFMTAMMAFFLVMWLINSTSKETKAAIVQYFNPVQLIDSNPAHKGLRDPAEAGQGKSQQPSTAPDKGATAVAPPTPSEKDSPQREAALLYDPMTTLDEIDRKSAQPSSFGDPFDRSAHGVGYVDERIEDNGSPDKATSVEQVEGPRAKPAPSTPQSNGKASAQPPRSALAAPPSVEDKKGDISSASMKTAVEKLVKAESGALRAAPHVEVAETSEGLLISLTDDANFSMFAVGSVEPRPQAVRIIGQIGQLLAKQSGEIELRGHTDGRSYKSATYDNWRLSSDRANMAYYMLVRGGFPEKRVVKIAGYADRRLKTPKEPLGAVNRRIEILLRRSER